A portion of the Halodesulfovibrio aestuarii DSM 17919 = ATCC 29578 genome contains these proteins:
- a CDS encoding aldo/keto reductase yields MLYRTMPKNGDQLSALGFGCMRLPMVDGKIDEKRAIAQIREAIDNGVNYVDTAWPYHNGESEPLLGKALRDGYREKVKIATKLPTWMVNSREDMDNFLNAQLEKLGTDHIDYYLIHALSGPSWDKIEALGVKEFLDQAQRDGRIVNPGFSFHGLSEDFNGIVDSYPWVFCQIQYNYLDQEFQAGTKGLEYAASKDLGVVIMEPLRGGNLGLPTAPPAVAEIWDEAQTKRAPVEWALRWVWNHPEVTVVLSGMNIESHVKQNMAIACEAHADSLTAEECALVDRVSTKYRELMQVGCTGCGYCMPCPAAVQIPTCFDLFNKLHMFGGLEGVKHFYKSFAAGTVLQREAGFASQCIECGECLEKCPQQINIPEVLKRVVTELENA; encoded by the coding sequence ATGCTTTACAGAACAATGCCCAAGAATGGCGATCAACTTTCCGCACTGGGATTCGGCTGTATGCGCCTGCCGATGGTTGATGGAAAAATTGACGAAAAACGAGCCATTGCACAGATCCGCGAAGCTATTGATAATGGTGTTAACTATGTGGATACCGCATGGCCGTACCACAACGGAGAAAGTGAGCCGTTGCTTGGCAAAGCTTTGCGTGACGGCTATCGTGAAAAAGTAAAAATTGCCACCAAACTCCCGACTTGGATGGTTAACAGCCGTGAGGATATGGACAATTTCCTTAATGCTCAGTTGGAAAAGCTCGGCACGGATCATATTGACTATTATCTGATCCATGCTCTGAGCGGCCCATCCTGGGATAAGATCGAAGCTCTCGGCGTGAAGGAATTTCTTGATCAGGCTCAACGTGACGGACGCATCGTGAATCCCGGTTTTTCCTTCCATGGCCTGTCAGAGGATTTCAACGGTATTGTGGACAGTTACCCTTGGGTGTTTTGCCAGATTCAGTACAACTACCTCGATCAGGAGTTTCAGGCAGGAACCAAGGGGCTGGAATATGCTGCATCCAAGGATCTGGGTGTGGTTATTATGGAACCTCTGCGCGGTGGTAATCTCGGTCTTCCTACTGCGCCTCCGGCTGTCGCGGAAATTTGGGACGAAGCGCAGACCAAACGTGCTCCTGTTGAATGGGCACTGCGCTGGGTTTGGAATCATCCGGAAGTCACAGTGGTGCTTTCAGGAATGAACATTGAGTCCCATGTGAAGCAGAACATGGCTATTGCCTGTGAAGCGCATGCAGATTCCCTTACGGCAGAAGAGTGTGCTCTGGTTGACCGGGTAAGCACGAAGTATCGGGAACTTATGCAGGTCGGTTGCACGGGGTGTGGATACTGTATGCCATGTCCTGCAGCAGTCCAGATTCCTACCTGCTTTGATTTATTCAATAAGTTGCACATGTTCGGAGGCTTGGAAGGCGTTAAACATTTTTATAAATCGTTTGCCGCGGGTACAGTTCTCCAGCGTGAAGCAGGGTTTGCGTCTCAGTGTATAGAGTGCGGGGAATGTTTGGAAAAATGTCCGCAGCAGATTAATATTCCAGAGGTCCTTAAAAGGGTCGTCACTGAACTTGAAAATGCGTAG